The following nucleotide sequence is from Podospora bellae-mahoneyi strain CBS 112042 chromosome 1 map unlocalized CBS112042p_1, whole genome shotgun sequence.
CCAGCATGATCATCACTGACGGTGCTACTCACGTTACTGATTCCAGTGACTACGccttcaacctcgccacTCAGATGGCGTTCCGCAAGGCCTTCCCAGATGCGGGCGGTGCAGTGCTCGAGCcgttgatgaagacgacaATCACCGCGCCGGTGGAGTTCCAGGGTAACATCCTCATGTTGATGAACAAGAGGGGTACCATTGTTGATACCGAGGTGGGCGCGGATGAGTTCACGCTTGTGGCGGACTGCAGTTTGAACGCCATGTTTGGGTTCAGCACTCACTTGAGAGCGGCTACGCAGGGTAAGGGAGAGTTCAGCATGGAGTTCAGCCATTATGCGCCTGCGCCGCCGCATTTGCAGTAAGTTTTTCtctggttgatgatgctgaggaaTGATGACTGACATTTCTTCGAATTATAGGAAGGAGTTGGTTGCTGCCTATGAGAAGGAGCTCGACTCCAAGAGAACCAAGTAAATCAGCAATCGCAAGATTTGTTGATAGGATTTGGGGATTTCCCCGCCCCGCGCCCCCCTGGCCAGGGCTTGGTGAGAATGATACCCGCCCTGCTCAAAATTTAGAGCCATGGATGGCTTCACCATACACCAGTCATCACCACGTCACAAGGGAATCATCACCCCTACGAGCCATGAATAACTTGGTGTAGGGCAACCTCAGGGGTAGATACACCACGAAGAGGTACCATAGACAGAGATGGATAGGCATAAATGGGACAGGAAAACAAGGTGGGACGATGATATCGGTACACAATAAAGGGgtcatgttttttttttttttgatgttgttggaTGTATGTATATATGGATGTGTAGACAAAGATTGTATGATAGGTGCTGTCTGATACACACGGGGCGCAAGGCGCAGAGGTTGCGTCATATGGGGTTTGATGGTTAATGAACGacatcctctctctctctgtctctgaTATCGGATGGCTCTCTTCGAGACCCAGCATACCCCTGGGCCTATGGGTTATGACACCCGGGGAATTCCTGGGTTATCCTTGTGACAATATGGCAACAACACCCGAGTTTTCATAATAGCTTCATTACCGCCCTCAACACAGCTCCTGCTTTTATTTTATCTATTCCAGAgaccatcccatctcccctGATTTTTGATAACGTTTCCTGTGTAACATGTCTACATGAAAAATGGGGTATATATGTGAAACATGTCCACTCATTATTCCTCTCGACGtttccctcccaaacccatcatcacttAAAGACGTCTAAGGATATCCTGCAAGACCTCCTCAGTCTTGGCAGTGCCGCCCAAGTCGGGGCTGACGTacttgccctcctccaagtTAGCATCCACAGCAGCGTAGATcttggcagcagcctcctcctcatcaaggaACTCCAGCATGAGCGCAGCGCTACGGATAGTAGCAATAGGGTTGGAGATCCCCTGGCCCTGGATATCAGGCGCGCTGCCGTGGCAGGGCTCACCAAGAGCAAAAGTCTTGCCAACGTTGGCGCTGGGAACGAGACCAAGCGAGCCAACAAGAGCAGCGGCACCATCAGACAAGATGTCGCCGTAGAGGTTAGGAGCAACAATGACATCATACGCCTCAGGCTGGCGGAAGAGCTTGTAGACCATCGAGTCAACAATCTGctcctcaaccttgacaGAGCTGAACTTGGGGTCGGCAAGGGCAGCCTTGGAGGCGGTGCGGAAGAGGCCGTCGGTCTGTGACAGGACGTTGGACTTGTGAGTCACCGTCACGAGAGGGCCCTTGTGGATGCTGGGGGCTCCGCTCGCCCGGATCTTTTGCCGGCGCAGGGCAATCTCAccggccatggcggcgatgTTGGTGCTGGCCTTCTCGGAGATGCGCTTGATCGCCTCGGCGACCTTGCCCTCGGGGGTGTCGTAggtcttctcctccttgacgTAGAGGTCCTCGGTGTTCTCACGGACGATGACCATGTCGATGGGCTTCTTTGCGGTAGCGACCGTCTTGACGGGGCGGACGTTGGCGTAGAGAGCCAGTCTTTTGCGGAGGGCGACAATGGGGGAGGAGTACCCCttgacggcggtggtgggggagctAACAGCACCGAAAAGACCGCCATTGCAGCTCTGGAGAGTCTGGACAGTCTCTTCGGGCAGAGCAACGCCGGTCTTCTCAAAGGTCTCCCAGCCGGCGTTGAGGTCGACAAAGTCGAACTTCAGACCCAGAGAGGCAGGGAGGGCCTCGAGGACACGGCGACCAGCGGGGATGACCTCCTTGCCGATGCCATCACCGGGGATGAGGCCTTGTAATCGCAGCCAGTGTTAGAAAAAGCAAGTTTATTGTGGTGAAAGAAGCAAGCATGGGTTCCCGCAAGAACATACCGATAGTCAAAGCTCTTCTGGCAGCCATGTTTGCGCGTCAAttgaccttttttttttttggtttgggaggtTTGTTTAACGGGCAAGCCACGGGCGAAATTATTGGCCGCGGGCTGAAAAGGCTCGGATTGCGTTCTTTCGGCAGCCGGGATCGGAGCTAGAAACCGTGGATCTTGATGTTGCCCCGCGGTTGGTTCCCGAGAAGCTCAAATCATTTGCTTGGCTATTTCCCGTTCGGGTGTAAATGAATGCGATCCAGAATGTGGGGTTGGAGCTTCAACTTGGTTTGCGTTGGGCCTGGCCGTTTTCCAGATGGCCTGTTGAAACGTTCTCCATGCTTGCCTGCTTGCTGGCAGGGTGCTCCTTGAAGTTCAATATCATATCCCGTACCCTCTTAACGACAACCCGGAGCTGTAGGGCTGGAAAGGAAGGTGGCCTCAAGCGGAATATGGGGATTATCCTACCGCTATGCCGTATATGTCTTCCACATCGGACGGAGCACAAGCATCTGCGCTTTATATGATGATGCCGCCGGACGCAATGCATGACGGACATCTGAAACACAAGTCAGAAGAAGGCGGGATGGCCTTCTCGAAAGGGTATCCTGGCGCCAAAGACGGCTGGTCCGGGGAAAGCTGCGTTCTGATGCCCACGGTGGCAGCAGGACCGGCTCTGACAGGTTGTGTGTGCTAAACAGAGAGGCAAGCGGCGCTTTTCCAACGAAAAAAGCTGACGGCGTGTGGCAATGTATGTAGGAGGATATTTATTAGAGCATCGCGAGTggtggacggtggtggacaaCCTGGAGCACAGCCCCTGAAACCCACCTCTCTGCTGGAGCTGTTCCAGCTCTGGGCCAACCGTTGTGCACCCACCTCAACGGCGCTTTGGCCAAGATCACACCAAAATAAAGACAACAAGAGGCTTTGGCTGTCGGGGTCTCAGGATTATCAACAGAAAATCTCTCGGGGCTTTCGGTGCGCCAAACAGATTGATTTGTCTGGACGAAAAGTGCTGCGAGGCATTAGGGGCAGTGTGTGTCCCACCGAACGGCTTGGCAAAGCTCCCCTGAaccaacccttccccaaaTTGTTCTCTTAATTTTATGAAGACACCTTCACATTTTGGTGCCACCACGGTCCGTTGATACTTTATCTGCATCTTTTCCGCATCCTGTTCGCGACACGCAACCTCCGACCACCGGTACCTTGCTCCCACACCATTGCCCATTGCGACACCGCCATATCCCACCTAGTCTGTTGTTGTATTTCCCGGTCCCTCACATCAGCTGTTTAATCGAGCGACACGGGCTCTCTTGACCATCCCTCGGGTCACTTGGCGCGGGGGAGCTCAAAGCGCGTCTCTTTCGCAAAACCCGGCGCGCCGGGTGCTGCCCTCCAAAGTCGACTtgaacaccacctccccgcgTGACGAAACCTCCCACGACTCAGTCAAGATCTCTTTGCGCTTTGTTCATCGCCTTCAGGGCCCTCCACATATTTGAATTCAAAACCCAAACGGGCAGGTACTGCCACATCCGCCATCATGAGTGCCGTCAAGAACCTTCGCGCCATGTTTGAGCAAAAGGGGGAAAACAGTCCTCCAGACCGGGGTCGTTCGCCTGGTGCGCCTTTTGGTAAGGATCATCTTGTGCTGTTCGTTTGCGCGCAACACCTGCCGGCGCTTTCGGGTGCATCTGCGCATTCCGTGTGGCAGCTAGCTACGAGGTAAACATGGCTAATTCTGTCGTCATTGTTACAGTTTCCGGCGCCGAGTCCCCACGTCCGCTGGCCAAAGTCCGAACGAGCTTCATCGCAATCGAAAAAGACGGTAGGATGGGCTTGACACGAGAAGGCAGCCAGGATTCAGTGCCGGGGATTCGAAAGCTCAGCGGTGGATCTAGCGAAATGACGACGCCGACTGCTGGAAAGGAGATCTCGAATCCGTTCGAGAAATTTGAGAGGCTCACGAGCACACCAAAAACTTTCCTTGGAGACCAACCAATTGTGGAATCACCACAGGCGAAGGCAGAAGAGAAAACGGCGACATCGCCGGTCAAGGAAGTGAATGTCGCACAAACACCGACCGCACCTATTGTGAAGGAGGAAGTGAAGACCCCAGAGCCAGCCCTGGATGGCACTGCGGAGAAGACAGTcacaccagcaccaaagcCGGAGACCAAAGAGCCAGTAAACGAGACAAGCGGTGCgaatgaggagaaggagacgacTGCCACCAAGGAAGCCAcgaaacccaccaccaccaccaccatcacaccaCAGCCGGCAGTGAAGCCGATGACAACTTCTTCGACAGGAAAGCTCGATGTAAAATCTGCGAAATCGCcagtcaccaccaagccccCGAAGAGCCCAGCTCTGAGACCTCAGCCGAATTTGGCTGCGCCTAAACAGACGCCCGAAAGGAAAGTGTCCCACACCGAAAAGACAATGACACCAAAAGCAGCCACTCCCGCCGCAAAGGCCTCTGCTCCTTCCTCGGTGAAGAAGCCACCTCCGCTCCATGCATCCCCCGCAGCCACAGGGTTTGTCAAGCCAAAGGTCAAGTCACCAACAAGACCAGTCAAGCTTCCTCCAGGCCTCACAACGCATACGGCTGCCTCCGGTTCCAAGGTCCACGGCGACAGCGCACAACACGCCAGTTCCCTCGCACGCTCCGCCAGCAGAACAAGCATGTCGGGCACCACTGGCAAAGCCGCCCCGGGTAAAACGCTCAAACGACAGAGTTCGACCGTTGGCCGCTCCCGGCCGAGCATAGgaccccctccgcctcagccagccaaggACCATGCTCCtaagaaggagaagccggTTGACGAGAGTTTCCTCGCGCGTATGATGCGGCCTACCCAAGCCTCTGCCAACAAGGTCACACAAAAGGTGCCCATTTCTCCACCCAGACATGGACCAGCCTCCCGGAGAACATCCCCAGCGTCTAAGCCCCGCGTTAAGAAGGCTGTCTCACGACCACATAGTGCCACGTCAGGACATAGCGCACCTTCAGCATCGCAGACCAGCCTGGCTCCAGCCGCCGAGATTGTTCCCGCTTCAAAGTCTGCCGAGGACGACGCTAAGCACGCCGCTCTCGATGCCGTGTCTGAGAAGACGGCGGTTCAGGAGGTAGCAGTCCTTGCGGAGCAGGCTGAaaccgccgaggaggccgtggaagccgccaaggaggttgagggtgagaTCACTCTGCCAGAGACTTCCCCTGGGGTCAAGGCTGTCACAAACAGCATGGAGCGCATGAGCGTCGGGTCTGCCGATTCCAAGGCCGAAGTGAGCGGACATAGCAACGACAatacctcttccccctctccttctgccACAGAAGAAACCGAGGCTTCCGTCATCGACAACAAGGAGAGCCATTCCGAAATCTCCGCTATCGCCGCCTAATTACCTGTCGCGACGGACTCGACACCTTGTTTAATTCTTTGTATTCTTCTTGACCGCGGACCATGGTACCGCACTTTGTTACCTTTTAACACCCCCAAAGAGGGATTTTGGCTTATCGGTTTTGCATTGCTCTTTTAAGCGCTGCTAATGACACCTATTTGTTTGGTATTGGTTGGAGGGAACGCGACCAAAAAAACTCCCAGCTTCTTCTTATGATAcctttttgtgtgtgtgtggggggggcggggagaagtgaaaagaggaggaaagtgCTTTGCCTTGTTAATtgggagagaaggagagagcCTGTGGATTCTCATTGTTGGGTTTATGTTTTTATTGGCTTTTCTGTTGTTGGTACTTGCCTCATAGTCGggagttgtttgtttttgatAAGCACAgcagggaaagggaaaggaggatgGTAGGGAAATGGGGGGAGAAACATtaaggaaggggggaggagtttgtctATGTAGAATAGGGTTTTCGGTATATGTGTGTGGTTTGgtattttgggggggagggcaaaCAGCACTTTATTGCATAGGACACCGCACGCAAGATGCATACAAAAAAGACAGAGGCTGGCAGGCACGCTCGCGCACACACACAGTTAGGCACACAAAGCATGTTAGATTAGTATGAATAACAGTATTCATTGTACAATTCCTTTCCGAGGCCATATATGGAAGCTGAACCAACTGGTAGCCTTGTTGCTAAGGGTTGCATCTGAAATCTGCTTCAGTTACAGTCTGCTCATGTGTCTTTAATCTTGGTGTATTTAACTTTGATGTACATGTCTTTCGTCTTCTCCCCACTATCTCGTACACTCTCATCGTTGGGTATGATATCCTTTACATCCTTCCTTCCAcattccaccaccatcaacgcccccctctatttttttttcttgtttttttaaATTTCTTGATttctccctcatccaccctACGAAACCCTTGCCAGAACCAGAcctcccaccctcttctccaacgcctccctcacctccaacacccccttaTCCGTGCACAAAAATAACGTCTCCCCCAGGTTGAGCCCCTTGATATGCCCCGCCTGGAACCCCCTCGCAATCTTGGACAGCTGCTTGTAATCCGCAGTCACCGGCCTCTTTGGCTTGGACACGGCCTGTAGGTTGGACATGAcgggcttgttgttgaagtaCTTGAGCCCCAGCCACAGACGACGGGTGGAGACGTTGGCCGAGGTGACGGGTTCGGTTTCGAAGGTCAGAAGGGCttcggggggagggggggtgaggcCGGCGCgggtgacggaggagatgaagccCGCGcggtggagggcgagggcgaagCGGAGGTTGTACTTTGTGTTGGGGATCGAGGTGAGGCCTAGCTTGGCGCGGGAGGCgttttggaggtgggagagggcgtTGCAGATGGAGTGGATGCCCAttttggatgttgatgaacctcggggggagggtttgatATGGAATTGGGTGGGTGCTGGGCcccgggttggggaggggggtgatttggttgttggcttttgggggggttagtTGGGAGTTGAGAGGACGGTTTGAGCCGGGGGATTCGTACCAGAAAGAGAGGGTGAA
It contains:
- a CDS encoding uncharacterized protein (EggNog:ENOG503P1ZM; COG:J; BUSCO:EOG092650I8) — protein: MGIHSICNALSHLQNASRAKLGLTSIPNTKYNLRFALALHRAGFISSVTRAGLTPPPPEALLTFETEPVTSANVSTRRLWLGLKYFNNKPVMSNLQAVSKPKRPVTADYKQLSKIARGFQAGHIKGLNLGETLFLCTDKGVLEVREALEKRVGGLVLARVS
- a CDS encoding uncharacterized protein (EggNog:ENOG503P4WS), with amino-acid sequence MSAVKNLRAMFEQKGENSPPDRGRSPGAPFVSGAESPRPLAKVRTSFIAIEKDGRMGLTREGSQDSVPGIRKLSGGSSEMTTPTAGKEISNPFEKFERLTSTPKTFLGDQPIVESPQAKAEEKTATSPVKEVNVAQTPTAPIVKEEVKTPEPALDGTAEKTVTPAPKPETKEPVNETSGANEEKETTATKEATKPTTTTTITPQPAVKPMTTSSTGKLDVKSAKSPVTTKPPKSPALRPQPNLAAPKQTPERKVSHTEKTMTPKAATPAAKASAPSSVKKPPPLHASPAATGFVKPKVKSPTRPVKLPPGLTTHTAASGSKVHGDSAQHASSLARSASRTSMSGTTGKAAPGKTLKRQSSTVGRSRPSIGPPPPQPAKDHAPKKEKPVDESFLARMMRPTQASANKVTQKVPISPPRHGPASRRTSPASKPRVKKAVSRPHSATSGHSAPSASQTSLAPAAEIVPASKSAEDDAKHAALDAVSEKTAVQEVAVLAEQAETAEEAVEAAKEVEGEITLPETSPGVKAVTNSMERMSVGSADSKAEVSGHSNDNTSSPSPSATEETEASVIDNKESHSEISAIAA
- the LYS12 gene encoding homoisocitrate dehydrogenase (EggNog:ENOG503NWJP; COG:E), producing MAARRALTIGLIPGDGIGKEVIPAGRRVLEALPASLGLKFDFVDLNAGWETFEKTGVALPEETVQTLQSCNGGLFGAVSSPTTAVKGYSSPIVALRKRLALYANVRPVKTVATAKKPIDMVIVRENTEDLYVKEEKTYDTPEGKVAEAIKRISEKASTNIAAMAGEIALRRQKIRASGAPSIHKGPLVTVTHKSNVLSQTDGLFRTASKAALADPKFSSVKVEEQIVDSMVYKLFRQPEAYDVIVAPNLYGDILSDGAAALVGSLGLVPSANVGKTFALGEPCHGSAPDIQGQGISNPIATIRSAALMLEFLDEEEAAAKIYAAVDANLEEGKYVSPDLGGTAKTEEVLQDILRRL